From a region of the Streptomyces tirandamycinicus genome:
- a CDS encoding sugar transferase, which produces MTAAHAPDSPGRPKPGRAAVKRTIDLVGAAALLLLLAPLLLLAAVAVKADSPGPVLFRQRRTGRYGREFDMLKLRTMHVGAERMRDALGTRNESDGHLFKMREDPRITTTGRWLRRWSLDELPQLVHVLTGRMSLVGPRPLPVRDSDFGEDARRRLLVRPGLTGLWQIGGRSDLGWEEALRLDLEYVRSWSIRKDLAILLRTLPAVARGDGAY; this is translated from the coding sequence GTGACGGCCGCTCACGCCCCCGATTCGCCCGGACGGCCGAAGCCCGGACGAGCGGCCGTCAAGCGGACCATCGACCTGGTCGGCGCCGCCGCGCTGCTCCTGCTGCTCGCGCCGCTCCTCCTGCTGGCGGCCGTGGCGGTGAAGGCGGACTCCCCGGGACCGGTCCTGTTCCGGCAGAGGCGCACGGGTCGCTACGGCCGGGAGTTCGACATGCTGAAACTGCGCACCATGCACGTCGGGGCGGAACGGATGCGAGACGCACTCGGCACCCGCAACGAGTCCGACGGGCATCTGTTCAAGATGCGCGAAGACCCCCGGATCACCACGACCGGCCGCTGGCTGCGCCGCTGGTCCCTGGACGAACTGCCGCAACTGGTGCATGTGCTGACGGGCCGGATGTCGCTGGTCGGCCCGCGGCCGCTGCCCGTCCGGGACTCCGACTTCGGCGAGGACGCCCGCCGCCGCCTGCTGGTCCGGCCCGGACTCACCGGGCTGTGGCAGATCGGCGGACGGTCCGACCTCGGCTGGGAGGAGGCGCTCCGACTGGACCTGGAGTACGTGCGCTCCTGGTCGATCCGCAAGGACCTGGCCATCCTGCTGCGCACGCTGCCCGCCGTCGCGCGCGGCGACGGCGCCTACTGA
- a CDS encoding DUF4012 domain-containing protein: MPRPERGLAPSIADRAVRWCRRRPVLAAWCAVTGLALAGAAWIAVTGLLARHELQAAQRTLESLRHRAAPGGPAAAPGTRTPADAVRDAAARAAEAHRLTTGPAWYTAAHLPVLGDPVRTVRGAAEAADRLTRDVLSPLADTAGELVAGAGADGGHLDLSALRRAAPALHAASRHASEVRADVAALPRGTWLPAADRARALLAGQLDLVVPATAEAAVAARLMPSMLGERGPRRYLVVFENTAEARGTGGLPGAFAILTADRGRLGFERFGNDGELAKVRASVDLGAEYTAMHGRHAPTGVWVNSNVSPHFPHAARIWSAMWRAHSGQRLDGAFALDPGALAGLLTAAGPAKLPDGTSVTAANVVDLTERTSYAAFPDTAERKAFFLDVARATSEVLLDGAGDPARRSALFAALRGQLREGRVKVWSAHPSEQRELASHPFGGVLPDGPAPFAGLVVNNAAGTKLDFYLDRRMDWRAGRCTAAGREVTVTASLTNRAPGSGLPAYVTQRVDRPPYRTRPGDNRLLVSYYATEGARLARATVDGRPAMLNQMTERGHPVYTVDMELPRGATRTLVLELLERPSDRPPLLLHQRLVQPLRFTARPPGPCDG, from the coding sequence ATGCCGCGTCCGGAACGAGGTCTCGCGCCGAGCATCGCGGACCGGGCGGTGCGCTGGTGCCGCCGCCGGCCCGTCCTGGCGGCCTGGTGCGCCGTCACGGGGCTGGCCCTGGCCGGTGCCGCCTGGATCGCCGTCACCGGCCTGCTCGCCCGCCACGAACTGCAGGCCGCCCAGCGGACCCTGGAGTCGCTGCGCCACCGGGCCGCCCCGGGAGGGCCGGCGGCCGCACCCGGGACACGCACCCCGGCGGACGCGGTGCGCGATGCGGCCGCCCGCGCGGCCGAAGCGCACCGGCTCACCACCGGTCCGGCCTGGTACACCGCCGCGCACCTGCCCGTCCTCGGTGACCCCGTCCGTACCGTACGGGGTGCCGCGGAGGCCGCCGACCGGCTGACCCGCGACGTGCTCTCACCCCTGGCGGACACGGCCGGCGAACTCGTCGCCGGCGCCGGAGCGGACGGCGGCCATCTCGACCTGTCCGCGCTGCGCCGTGCCGCCCCCGCCCTCCACGCGGCATCGCGCCACGCCTCCGAGGTGCGCGCCGACGTGGCCGCCCTGCCCCGCGGCACCTGGCTGCCCGCCGCCGACCGGGCCCGGGCCCTGCTCGCCGGACAGCTCGACCTCGTCGTCCCCGCCACGGCCGAGGCCGCGGTCGCGGCACGGCTGATGCCGTCCATGCTCGGCGAGCGGGGCCCGCGACGGTACCTGGTGGTCTTCGAGAACACGGCGGAGGCGCGCGGCACCGGCGGGCTGCCCGGCGCGTTCGCGATCCTCACCGCGGACCGGGGCCGTCTGGGGTTCGAACGCTTCGGCAACGACGGCGAGTTGGCGAAGGTCCGGGCGTCCGTCGACCTGGGCGCCGAGTACACCGCGATGCACGGCCGCCACGCTCCCACCGGCGTCTGGGTCAACTCCAACGTCAGCCCGCACTTCCCGCACGCGGCGCGCATCTGGAGCGCCATGTGGCGGGCGCACAGCGGCCAGCGGCTGGACGGCGCCTTCGCCCTGGACCCCGGAGCGCTGGCAGGGCTGCTCACCGCCGCCGGCCCGGCGAAGCTCCCGGACGGAACCTCCGTCACCGCCGCCAACGTGGTGGACCTGACCGAGCGCACCAGCTACGCGGCCTTCCCCGACACCGCCGAGCGCAAGGCGTTCTTCCTCGACGTCGCCCGCGCCACGTCCGAGGTCCTCCTGGACGGCGCCGGCGACCCGGCGCGACGCTCCGCGCTGTTCGCGGCGCTGCGCGGCCAACTGCGCGAAGGACGGGTCAAGGTGTGGAGCGCCCATCCGTCCGAGCAGCGCGAGCTGGCATCGCACCCCTTCGGCGGCGTCCTGCCCGACGGGCCCGCCCCGTTCGCCGGACTGGTCGTCAACAACGCCGCGGGCACCAAACTCGACTTCTACCTGGACCGCCGCATGGACTGGAGAGCCGGACGGTGCACGGCGGCCGGACGGGAGGTGACCGTGACCGCGTCCCTGACGAACCGGGCGCCCGGCTCCGGCCTTCCCGCCTACGTCACCCAGCGGGTGGACCGCCCGCCCTACCGGACCCGGCCCGGCGACAACCGCCTGCTGGTCTCCTACTACGCGACGGAGGGAGCCCGGCTGGCGAGGGCCACGGTGGACGGCCGGCCGGCCATGCTGAACCAGATGACCGAACGCGGCCATCCCGTCTATACGGTCGACATGGAGCTGCCCCGGGGCGCCACCCGCACCCTCGTACTGGAACTCCTGGAGCGGCCCTCGGACCGCCCGCCGCTGCTGCTGCACCAGCGGCTGGTGCAGCCCCTGCGGTTCACGGCGCGGCCGCCCGGCCCGTGCGACGGCTGA
- a CDS encoding low molecular weight phosphatase family protein codes for MLPSPSAPVPGQVTGPFRVLVVCTGNLHRSPLAERLLRARLAGSPGAFEVSSAGTAGATGIPMDPVAASLLAELGGDPRGALARRLTAALVEDSDLVLGAAAEHREAAVRLSPVWALRRAFTLREFARLLRAEDAEGVTDPAGRAAALVEGAAARRGNTGRADDDDVADPHGAPLETAREVALRIAEPVERISAAVLAAAR; via the coding sequence TTTCGCGTACTCGTCGTCTGCACGGGCAATCTGCACCGCTCGCCTCTGGCCGAACGCCTGCTGAGAGCCAGGCTCGCCGGCTCACCGGGAGCGTTCGAGGTGAGCAGCGCCGGCACCGCCGGTGCCACCGGCATCCCGATGGACCCCGTCGCCGCGTCGCTCCTGGCCGAACTCGGCGGCGATCCCCGTGGCGCGCTCGCCCGCCGGCTGACCGCGGCCCTCGTGGAGGACTCGGACCTCGTCCTGGGCGCGGCGGCGGAACACCGGGAAGCGGCCGTACGGCTCTCCCCTGTGTGGGCGCTGCGGCGCGCCTTCACCCTGCGGGAGTTCGCCAGGCTGCTGAGGGCGGAGGACGCCGAGGGCGTCACGGACCCCGCCGGGCGGGCAGCGGCGCTGGTCGAGGGCGCCGCGGCGCGGCGCGGGAACACGGGCCGGGCCGACGACGACGATGTGGCCGACCCGCACGGCGCGCCGCTGGAGACGGCGCGGGAGGTGGCCCTGCGGATCGCCGAGCCGGTGGAACGCATCTCCGCGGCCGTGCTGGCCGCCGCCCGCTGA